The region GCACCAACATCTCCCGCCTCGGCATGATCTTCGGCGGAGTGGTGCTGATCGCCGCGATGCCCGCCCTGCGCAAGCCCCCGCGCGCCGAGCTGCGCTCGACGCCGGCGGGCCGCCGCTGGACCGCTCTCGTGCTGGCGCTCGCGACCGTCACGATATGGCAGGGGGTCAAGACAGCCGACGACGTCATCCACACCACCCCCTCGGCGTCCTGGGCCCGTGAGCTGGCGCCGCTGGTCGACCGGCTCAAGCAGGAGAAGGCCGACCGGGGCCGGGTCGAGGTGGTTCCGGTGCGCAGCCACCGCGAGTCCTCCGCGCTCGCCCCGTACGTCAATCTGGCGCGCGGCTGGAATCGCCAGCGCGATATAGACCGGAACCCGATCTTCTACGGCGACGACACTCTGACCTCGGCCAGCTACCACGAATGGCTCAAGCGCTGGGCGGTGCACTATGTGGTGCTGCCCGCGGACGCCCCGGACACCGCGGCGGAGCAGGAGGCCAAGCTGCTCGGCACCGAGCTGCCGTATCTGCGCCAGGTCTGGTCCGACGCCAACTGGAAGCTGTACGAGGTCAAGGACCCGACGCAGATCGCCGACCCGCCTGCCACCGTGCAGCGCGCGGGCGCCGACCAGCTGGTGCTGTCGGTTCGCTCCAAGGGCCCGGTGCTCATCCGCATCCCGTACTCGCCGTGGCTGGGCCTGATGGACGACGACGGGCACAGCGTCCGGGCCCCGAAGGGGGAGGACGACCAGCTTCCGGTCAACCGCGAGGGCTGCCTCACCAAGCAGACCGAGGGCGGTGAGGAGGGCCAGCCGGAGGACGAGTGGACGGTGTTGCACGCCCCCCGGCCCGGCGTCTACCGGATAACGGGCAAGTACCAGCTGCCGCGCGGCACACCCTGCCCGGACGAGATGGTTCCGTGAGCCCGCTCAGCCGCAGACCGTCGACAGCCAGGGCTGGTCGTCGGCGTGGCGCAGGCTCTGGCGGATCTTCTCCAGGCTGCGCAGCAACCCGTCCGGCTGCCGGGTGGTGTCGCTGAGGTAGGTCAGCGCGGCGTGCTGGAAGGCGAGCCGCATCCGGGTGGGCATGGCGTCCGAGGCGTCCAGGCACAGCGAGTCCGAGCCCCGCAGGGTCTCCGCGATCTTCCGGTCCACCTTGTCATCGCCCTGGGCGTCGAGCGGGACGCCAGGGTTGGCGAAGAACGGGTGGGTGCTCTTGGTGGCGGTCTGCCGGCCCCAGGTCCGCTGGGCCTCGGCGGAGACCAGATAGCGCATCAGCTCCTGTGCCTGCGGGGTGTCACGGAACATCGCGGCGAAGTCCCCTGATACCTCCCGGGCGGTGGAGCCACGGTCGGCATCGGGGAGCAGGCTGCGGGAGAAGGTGAAGTCCGCCTTGTCCGGGCGGGGGTAGCCGCTGCGGATGAACGACCCCTGGTGCTCCAGTGCGCACGGCGGGTCGGCGTCGAACAGCTTGCTCCCGGCCTTGCGGAAGTCGGTGATCAGCGCGGTGCGCGCGGTGTCCCTGCCGAAGAGCGAACCCCAGCTCTCCCAGGCCCGCTGCACCCGCGGATCCGTCCACGGCAGCCCGCCGGTCGCCCAGTCCTGGTAGACGGATCTGCCCTGCTGCTGGAGCAGCAGATCCTCGATCCAGTCGGTGCCCGGCCAGCCGGAGGTCGCGTCGTCGCCCATGCCCACGCACCACTGGCGGCCGTCGGCGGCGAGGGCGGGCAGTGTGCCCGTCCGGCGGCCATGGTCGTACCACACGATGCTCTTGAGGTCGGCCTTGACCGCGATGCCGTACACCGACCCGTTGGCGCTCAGCTGGGGCGTCCACAGCCGTCCGTACGCCCTGCGCTCCCGGCTCGGGATCACTCGGTTCAGCGGGGTGAGCTGGCGCTGGCTGGCGTAGGCGGCCAGCTCGCCGGAGCTCGGCAGCACGGCGATATCGGGTGGCGTTCCGGAGCCGACCTCCGAGGACAGCACCTCGCGCAGCGCGGTGGTGCCCTGGTAGTCGACATGGACGCCGGTGCGCCTGGTGAAGGTGTCCAGCAAGTCCCGGAACGCCTTGCCCTCGGCGCTGGTCCACGACGCGAGCACGCTGACACTGCCGCGCGACTGCCAGCCGCTCGTATCGCCGGCGCCCACGACACACAGCAGTACCATCCACAGCCCGAGGACGGTGGCCGTGGCCTGGCCGGACCGCTTCGCCGCGCTCATCGGGGCTGGAACCGGTACTCGTCGATGCGGGGCTGCAGACCGACCAGGATCAGCGCGGCCAGCACGGCGCCGCCCACGGGTATCCAGCCGACCGCACCGGCCTGCCACTGCGCGCTCCGCATCGTCCTCGCGACCTCCCTGGCGGTGGGGCCGCCGGTGCGGCCGATGGTCGATCGGGTCAGGCTGGTCCGGGCCGACTCCAGCCGGTCCTGGGTCTGATAGGTGAAGACGGCCAGCGGCAGCAACGCGACCAGCAGCGCGGTCGCCGCCGCCAGCCAGGGGCTGACCAGCCGCCGGAAGTGGCGCCGCAGATAGCGCTGGGTGTGCACCAGCAGCGCCGCCAGCGTCACGAACAGCCCCGGCACCAGCAGCCACCAGGCGAACGACAGCAGCCAGCCGAAGGAGGTCTGGTCGTCGAGCACATCGAACTGCCGCTTCTGCACCGACTTCAGGCGGTCGAGGATGCCGCTTTGGTCATGCCGCAGGATGGAGTCGGCATACCTCACGTAGGCATTCTTGAGCGTCGGGTTGTCGCGGCTGGCGTACGCCTGCTCGATGGTGTCGCCGTAGGACGTCACCAGCGCCGCGGTGGTGCGCAGCGACCCGCGCGCCGACTCGCCCCCGATGGTGCTCTTGGACACCTGGGCCAGGCTCTGCTTGGCCGTCGACAGCTTGTTGCGGTACTCCTCGCTGAGCCCCTCGAACTCCGCCGTGGGGCTCGAGATGCTGCGCTTCGCCTCGTCGTAGGAGGCGTCCAGCGCGTCGATGGCGGCGGCGACCTGCAGTATCGCCGGGGTGGACCGGCCGGTCACCGCCGCGGAGTTGCGGCTGACGCCGAAGTACGCGGCCAGCAGCGCGATCACGGCGAGCGCCGTGACCCCCAGCAGGGCGATCAGCCGGCGGACCAGGAAGGCGCGGGTGCCGCTCATGTCGCACCGCCCGGCTCGGCGCCCAGCGGAGTGTCGCACTGCTGGCAGAACTCGGCGGTGGCGGGCGCCCGGCGCCCGCAGGCCGGGCAGCTGACATCCGCGGCGGGCGGCGCGGCGGCCCTCGGGCGCTCCACCCCCACGAAGTGGACGCTCTCCTCCGACACGATGATCGCCGAGTTGAGGTCCAGCGGCCGGATGGGCTCGCGGATCCGCACCTCGCCGGTGGCGGCGTCGACGATGTGGACCAGCCCGCCCAGCCGGGTCAGCATCTTCTCGCTGCCGAGCTGATGGGCGAGCTGGACGGCGCGCCCCCACTGGCGGTGGGCCCGCTTCCGGTCACCCGCCTCGTACGCGTCGCAGCCCGCGGTGATGGCGTGGCCCAGCTCGGAGTCGGCGTCGTAATGCGCCAGCCGGGGGTCGATCCGGGACGACAGCAGCACCTCGTCCGTCCACTGGACCAGCAGGGACTCCGGCTCGGGCGGTGGCAGCGCGGTGTCGCCCTCCACCGCCAGCTCCACGGTGGCCAGCTCGACGTCGTCGCCCGTCGGATCGCCCCGCGGATCGGCGAGCACGGACACCTGGTACTCGCGGGTCTCGTCGCCCCATGCCTTGGTGGTCCACTCCCAGGTGCGCTCATCGGGGCGGACGCCCTCGTCGGTGACGTCCACCCGGGTGGGGTGCACCTGCTTGACGAAGCCGACCCGGCTGCCCGCCCGGGCGCGGATCCGGATCCGCACCCCGGCCAGCGCCTTGGCCATCGAGGCGGAGACCATCTCCTCGAACTCGGCGGCCAGCGTGGCATCCTCCAGCACCGCATCGGCCCTGCCGTGCAGCCGGCGCGCGATCCGCTTCAGCTCGGTGGCGTCCCAGCCGTCGCCGATACCGCGCGCGTCACAGGTGAAATGCGGGGCACAGGCGTCCAGCACCTTGTCCAGATAGCCGGGCGGGTCGTGTTCATTGCGGCCGTCGGTGAGCAGCAGGGTGTGCTGGATCGCGGTGGACTGCCGCAGATGGAGCCGGCGGGCGAGATCCAGCCAGGAGCCGATCGCGGTGCCGCCGACCGCGGGCAGCCGGGCCGCGACCCGGGCGGCGGCGGCCTTGGTGTCGGGCCCCGCGACCGCCATGCCGCCGGTGAACGGATAGACGACCTGGGCCTGTTCGGTGCCCTCGACGATCGCGAAGCGGATGCCGTCGCGGAGTATGCCGACCGCGGTGGCGGTGGCCCGCCGCGCCGCCGCGATCTTCGTCGGCGGCCAGCTCATCGACATCGAGCAGTCGATGACGATGACCTCCGAAGCGGCGGTACGGGCCGCCGCCGGGCCCAGGCCGCGGGCCCGCACGCTGACGATGGCGTGCATCTCGGTGCGGCCCGCCGAGGCGGGGAGGTACTTGTTCTGATGCACCCGCAGGGTGAGGGCCGGGCCCCCGTCCGCGCCCTCCGGGCCCGGGGCGTGTTGTCGATCTCTACGGTCCTCGTACATCTGATCCCCCTGTCAGACGTCAGACGCGGGTCACGGGCCGGATGGCGTTCGCGTGGTCGATCAGCGCGCCGAGCGCCTCGGGGCTGTCCGCCTGCCGGGCCAGCCGGCGAAGGGTCAGCTCCAATTCGGCGCGCAGCGCGCTTTCGTCCTCCCACTCTCC is a window of Streptomyces violaceusniger Tu 4113 DNA encoding:
- a CDS encoding VWA domain-containing protein, whose amino-acid sequence is MYEDRRDRQHAPGPEGADGGPALTLRVHQNKYLPASAGRTEMHAIVSVRARGLGPAAARTAASEVIVIDCSMSMSWPPTKIAAARRATATAVGILRDGIRFAIVEGTEQAQVVYPFTGGMAVAGPDTKAAAARVAARLPAVGGTAIGSWLDLARRLHLRQSTAIQHTLLLTDGRNEHDPPGYLDKVLDACAPHFTCDARGIGDGWDATELKRIARRLHGRADAVLEDATLAAEFEEMVSASMAKALAGVRIRIRARAGSRVGFVKQVHPTRVDVTDEGVRPDERTWEWTTKAWGDETREYQVSVLADPRGDPTGDDVELATVELAVEGDTALPPPEPESLLVQWTDEVLLSSRIDPRLAHYDADSELGHAITAGCDAYEAGDRKRAHRQWGRAVQLAHQLGSEKMLTRLGGLVHIVDAATGEVRIREPIRPLDLNSAIIVSEESVHFVGVERPRAAAPPAADVSCPACGRRAPATAEFCQQCDTPLGAEPGGAT
- a CDS encoding ABC transporter substrate-binding protein; its protein translation is MSAAKRSGQATATVLGLWMVLLCVVGAGDTSGWQSRGSVSVLASWTSAEGKAFRDLLDTFTRRTGVHVDYQGTTALREVLSSEVGSGTPPDIAVLPSSGELAAYASQRQLTPLNRVIPSRERRAYGRLWTPQLSANGSVYGIAVKADLKSIVWYDHGRRTGTLPALAADGRQWCVGMGDDATSGWPGTDWIEDLLLQQQGRSVYQDWATGGLPWTDPRVQRAWESWGSLFGRDTARTALITDFRKAGSKLFDADPPCALEHQGSFIRSGYPRPDKADFTFSRSLLPDADRGSTAREVSGDFAAMFRDTPQAQELMRYLVSAEAQRTWGRQTATKSTHPFFANPGVPLDAQGDDKVDRKIAETLRGSDSLCLDASDAMPTRMRLAFQHAALTYLSDTTRQPDGLLRSLEKIRQSLRHADDQPWLSTVCG